A single window of Brevundimonas vitisensis DNA harbors:
- a CDS encoding DUF6894 family protein: MASYQYTVTGAGSPMRLSGQASDDVAAKREAVLFLSELLRDLAVSKRGGSVIRVEVRAPRGDLVYVATANLASADSE, from the coding sequence ATGGCTTCTTACCAATACACCGTCACCGGCGCCGGCTCTCCGATGCGTCTGTCCGGACAGGCTAGCGACGACGTCGCAGCGAAGAGAGAAGCTGTGCTTTTCCTGTCTGAGCTGTTGAGAGACTTAGCGGTTTCGAAGCGAGGCGGTTCCGTAATCCGGGTCGAAGTCCGTGCTCCGCGAGGTGATCTGGTCTATGTTGCGACAGCGAACCTGGCGTCGGCAGACAGCGAATGA